Part of the Roseomonas sp. OT10 genome, CCTTCGGGATGCTGCCGCGCCACGGCTACCAGTCGGGCCCGGCCTATCCCAAGGGGCAGCCGGACGCCGCGCGTCGGGATTCCTGGCCGCCCGGCGGCCGCCCCGGCAGCGACCTGGGCTTCATGCAGGCGCAACACCTCGACCCGAACAACGTGGCGCTGGGCGTGCTGAACGTGATCGCCCCGGCCGCCGCGGCGGCGCAGAACCTGGATTTCAGCGCGGCGCTCTCCCGCGCGCTGAACGAGTGGCAGGTGGCGGAATGGACCGCGAAGGACCGCCGGCTGAAGGCCTCCGTCGTCGTCCCCTACGAGGACCCGCAGGCGGCGGCGGCGGAGATCGCGCACTGGGCGGGGCATCCGGACTTCGTGCAGGTCCTCCTGCTCAGCCGCACCGCCGAGCCGCTGGGGCAGCGCCGCTACTGGCCCGTCTACGCCGCGGCGCAGGAGGCGGGGCTGCCGGTCGGCGTGCATGCCTTCGGCTATGGCGGCTATCCCGTGACCGGCGGCGGCTGGCCCTCCTTCTACATCGAGGAGATGGTCGGCCATGCCCAGTGCTGCCAGGCGCTGCTGACCAGCATGGTGATCGAGGGCGTCTTCGAGCGTTTCCCCCGCCTGCGCCTGGTGCTGATCGAGGCGGGCTTCGCCTGGCTCCCCGCCCTCGCCTGGCGGCTGGACAAGCACTGGTCGCGCCTGCGCGAGGAGGTGCCGCACCTCGTCCGCGCCCCCTCGGAGGTGATCCGGGAGCATGTCTGGCTGACCACCCAGCCGATGGAGGAGCCGGAGAAGCGCCGCCACCTGAACGAGGTGATCGACTGGATCGGCATCGACCGGCTGCTCTTCGCGACCGACTACCCGCACTGGGATTTCGACGACCCGGAATGGTCCGTGCCGGTACGCCTGCCCGATGCCGCGCGGCGCGGGCTGTTCCTGGACAATGCCCGGGCGCTCTACGGGGTGGGCTGAGGTGGCGCGCCATCCCGTCGCCCCCGCCTCCGCCCTGCCGCCGGGCGGGCGGCTGCTGGTCGAGGCGGCGGGGAAGAAGATCGTGCTCTTCAACCTGCGCGGGGAGCTGTTCGGCCTGCTGAACCGCTGCCCGCACCAGGGGGGCGAGCTGTGCCAGGGAACCGCCATCGGGCTGGTGGAGGCCGATCCCGCCCGCCCCGGCGCGATGCGCTACACGCGGGAGGGGGAGATCCTGCGCTGCCCCTGGCATGGCTGGGAGTTCGACATCCGCACCGGCCTGTCACGCGCCGAGCCCGGGAAGCTCCGCACCCGCACCTACCCGGTCGGGGTGGAGGAGGCGCGCCCCGACGTGGCCAGCCTGGGCGCGACCACCGTGCCGGTGGAGGAACGCGAGGGGCAGATCTACGTCGACATGCCATAAGGCCGCCGCGCGCCACGGCCAGGCGGCGCGGCGGAACCGGGCGGCGCCGGCTCCCCCCAACCGGGCCCCTCCGCGCCCACCCGTCTGGTGGGTGTCCCCGCTCGGTCCGCGATGGTAACAAGTCCTGGCAGCCGGCGCCCCAGGGCCTCGACCGGCGGGGGAATGCCGGGAGATGGCGATGTACGAGAACGGTCCGGGGCTGGAAGGTCAGGACATCATCTGCCTCGGCACCGTCGAGTGGCTGGTCGTCCACAGCGTCGCCGAATACACGATGCAGGGCTTTGCGCGCAGCAACCGCGTGCTGTTCGTCGAGCCCTTCGGCTCCTGGATCACGCTGCGCCGCATGGCGCGGTGGCAGAAGCGCAAGCGGGAGAAGAAGCCGCGGCTGGAACAGGTGGACGAGAACCTCTGGATCTATCGCCCGCCGCCGATCGGCCTGCCCGGGATCTCGCGCTGGCGCTGGGCGTCGCGCGTGAACGACCGCATCCTCGACCGGCTGCTGCGCGGCGTGGTGAAGGAGCTGGGCTTCCGCCGGCCGCTGCTGTGGTCCTACCTCTACAACACGGCGACCGTGCTGAGGCACTTCCCCTCGCGGCTCAGCATCTACGAATGCGGCGACCACGACGCCGCCCTGGCGCGGGACGAGGCGCAGCGGCGCATGGTCCGCGCCCATGAGGCGGACACCTGCCGCGCCGCCGACCTGGTCTTCGCGGTCACCGACGAGCTGGCCGAGCCGCGCCGCGCCCACAACCCGAAGACCCACGCGGTGTACTGCGGCGCCGCCATGGAGTTCTTCGGCCGCGCGCTGCTGCCCGAGACGGTGGTGCCGGACGACATCGCCCGCCTGCCGAAGCCCGTGCTCGGCTACCTCGGCGGCGTCGATCCGTGGAAGATGAACGTCGACCTGCTCAAGCAGATCGCGCGACGCTTCCCCGAGCGCAGCATCGCCCTGGTCGGCTACGTCTGGTTCGGCTTCGACGCCGCCACCTTCGCCGACACGCCCAACATCCACGTGCTCGGCCCGAAGGACTACGAGGACTTCCCCGGCTACCTGAAGGGGATGGACGCCTGCATCATGCCCTTCCCGCTGAACGACATCACCCGCAACGGCGACGCGCTGAAGCTCTACGAATACCTGGCTGGCGGCCGCGCCGTGGTCAGCGCCGACGTCCCCGCCGCGCGCCGCTTCCCCGGCATCGTGCGAATCGCCGAGACCGCCGACGACTTCGCCGTGGCGGTGGACGAGGCCCTGGCCGAGCCTCTAAGCCGCGCGGCCGAACGCGTCGAGGCAGTGCGCCCGCACTCCTGGGACGAACGCAACCGCCAGAAGGCGGCGCTGATCCGCGAGGCCCTGGCACAGAAGGAAGGCACCGGCTGATAACGGAGGGCCAGACGTCCTGGCCCATCGTGCTGTCGTGTTCAGGCGGGAGACGGGGGGGGGGACGCAGTCCCCTCTCAGACCCTCCCCCGCCGGGGCCACAAGCGGGGCCCGGATCCCGCCGGGAGTTTGATACGGTGAACGGCCTCTGAGCGGCATCGATGTGCCAGGCTCGCGGCTGTTGAGGTCAGCGAACGAAGGGTCCGTCCACCGTATCAAGCGCCTTGTGCGCGTGAGTTTGATTGAGAGCCGGGCCGCGGACTGCATCAGGGCCAGCGGCCAACAGGCCGGACACATGACCGCACCCGACCGCGGCCTCTCAACGTCCCATCCCACTTGCACCAAGGGGGCCGTCCACACATGGCTCTCCGGAGCTGCCGTCAGCCTGCGGGCTGAACCCTGACGAAACACGGACAGGCGGAACTCTGAAAAAGCTCAGAAGGTGTCAGCGAGGGCGGACGCCGTGCTCGCCGAGGAGCGTGGCTCCTCGGCGCCGTGATCCCGTCGCAGGCTGTCCCGCGGCAGCGCCAAATGGGTCCAGGGCCCGCAGGGTCCTGGCGGAGTGGGGGTACGGGGGCGAGGCAGCGCCTTGCCCCCGGGCCACGGGCGCACCCCGCGCCGGCACGGATCAACGCATCGCACCGACCGGATGAGGCGGCCTGCCGACCTAACCCAACCCTTCCGCCGCCAGCACCTTCCGCACCGCCGCGTCCGCCGCGATGCGGTCGTGCAGCGCCTGCACCTGCGGGAAGGGTTCCAGCTTCTCCGGCAGCTTGCCGATGGCCCAGCGGAGCATCGGGAAGGCATAGGCGTCCACGATCGTCCGCGCCTCGCCCAGCAGGTAGGGGCGGTCCGCCAGATGCGCGTCCATCAGCGCGAGCCGCTTGCGCACCAGCCCCATCCCGGCCTCGCGCACGGCGGCGAGCGCGGCCTCGTCGGTCGCGGTGGTGTAGCGGTTGGGCATGAAGAGCGGGAAGAAGGCGGGGTGCAGATCGCCGGTCATGAAGGAGGACCAGCGGTCCAGTTCCGCCTGCGCCTTCGGGTCGGCGGGGGCGTCCAGCCCGGCCTCGGGGAAGCGGCGGGCCAGGTAGTGCAGGATCGCCCCGGCCTGGGTCAGCACCCAGCCAGTTTCGTCGCGCAGCACCGGGACGGCGCCGGCCGGGTTGACCGCCTTCAGCTCCTCCGAGCCGGTCTTCACCCGCTTCGCCTCGTACGGCTGGCCGATCCATTCCAGCACGACATGCGGCGCGAGGGAGCAGGCACCGGGCGAGTAGAACAGCGTGAGCATGGGACCTCCCGTTTCCGCCGCGGCGCGCGGCGCGGACCTCTCCTTCTGCCACCGCCCGGCGCGGGCCCGGAAGGGCGGGGCGGCATCAGGATGGCGCGAGGCCGGGGCTCAGCCCGGCAGGTGGTCCGGCCCGAAGGAATGCGGCAGCAGCTCCTCCAGCGTCGCGCTCAGCAGCACGCGCCCCGTGCCGTCCACCATCCGCACCCGCATCCCCGGAACGGCGAATTCGCGCAGCCGCTGCCGGCAGCCGCCACAGGGCGTGCAGGGCGCCGCGCTGTCGCCGACGACCACCGCCTCGGCGATGCGGGTGCCGCCGGCGAGCACCATGGCGCTGATCGCCCCCGCCTCGGCGCAGGCGCCCTGGGGGTAGGCGGCGTTCTCCACGTTGCAGCCGGCGATCACCATCCCCTCCACGGTCCGCAACGCGGCGCCGACGCGGAAGCGGGAATAGGGGACGTAAGCACGCTGCTGCGCCGCCAGCGCGGCCTCGATCAGCGGGTCGGACATCTAGCGTTCCTTGACGTAGGGCAGGCCGCTGGCCTTCGGCGGAATGGCGCGGCCGACGAAGCCCGCCAGCAGGATCACGGTCAGCAGGTAGGGCAGGGCCTGCACCGCCTGCACCGGGAAGGCGCCGATCCCCGGCACGGCCACGCCCTGCAACCGGATCGCCAGCATGTCCAGCAGCCCGAAGCCCAGGCAGGCCAGCAGCACCGGCCAGGGCCGCCACATCCCCAGGATCATCGCCGCCAGGGCGATGAAGCCGCGCCCGGCCACCATGTCGCGCACGAAGCCGGCACCCTGGGCCGTCGCGATCGCCGCCCCGGCCACGCCGCAGAGCAGCGCCGCGATCACCACCCCCGCATAGCGCAGCCGCGCCACGGAGACCCCGGCCGTGTCCAGCGCCGCCGGGTTCTCGCCCGCCGCGCGCAGCCGCAGCCCGAAGCGGGTGCGTGCCAGCACGAAGCCTGCGACCGGCACCGCCAGGAAGGCGAACCACACCGGCAGGGTCTGCCCCCCCACCACCCGCGCCAGCACCGGGCCAAGCAGCGGGATCGCCCCTACCGCCTCAGGCAGCGGCAGGGCCAGGAAGCGGCCCGAGGCCGGCAGGGTCGGCGTCTGCCCGCCCTGGCGGAACCAGGCCAGCGCCAGCATCGCCGTCAGCCCCGAGGCCAGGATGTTGATCGCCATCCCCGAGACCACCTGATTCCCCCGCAGCGTGATGCAGGCCACCCCGTGCAGCAGCCCCAGCGCCAGCGAGGCCGCCAGCGCCGCCCCCAGCCCGGCCCAGACGCTGCCCGTCACGGCGGCGGTGGCGGCCGCGGCGAAGGCGCCGGCGAGCATCTTGCCCTCCAGCCCCACATCCACGATCCCCGCCCGCTCGGAGAACAGCCCCGCCAGCGCCGCCAGGATCAGCGGCGTGGACACCCGCAGCGTGCCTGCGAGGAGGGGGAGGATATCGGCGGCCTCCATGGGCGCCTATCGCCCCCCGCGTCGTGTTGCGTGGCGCCCCCGGAGGAGGCTCCGCCTCCCCCGGCCCCCCTCCGCCGGGGGCGAGCCGGCCCCCGGACCCCGGCGGGAGTCTGGCGCCGGATGGTGCGGGTCCGGGCCGAACCGGACGGGCGCGCCGCCGGGCGAGGCGCCAGGACAATCCTCGACGGCGCCGATGCGGTACCCTCGGGCGCCAGAGGTCCTGGACCTCCGGCGAGGCGACCCCGTCGCAACCTTCCCGTGAATGGGGATCCAGGGGCTCTGCTCCTGGCGGAAGGGGGGCACGGGGGCGAAGGCGGAGCCTTCCCCCCGGGGGCCGGCGCGGCGCCGGATCATCCCGCCACCCGGCGGAACAGCAGCCGCCCCAGCGCCGGCCGGAACAGGTTGCCGAAGGCGCCGGTGAACAGGATCACCAGCCCCTGGATCACCATCACCAGCTCGGTGGGGACGGAGGGCATCTCGAAGGCCAGCTCCGCCCCGCCCTGGGTCAGCGCGCCAAACAGCAGCGCCGCGAGCAGCACGCCGAACGGGTGGTTGCGGCCCATCAGCGCCACCGCGATGCCGGTGAAGCCGTGCCCGCCGGTGAAGCCGATGACCAGCTTGTGCTGCACGCCCAACAGCTCGTTCACCGCGACCCCCGCCGCCAGCGCGCCGGACAGCGCCATGACCAGCACCACCGTCCGCTTCGCGTTCACCCCCGCATAGCCCGCCACCGCCGCGCTGCGCCCGACGACGCGCAGCCCGTAGCCCCAGGGGGTACGCCAGACCAGCAGCCACACCCCCAGCGCCGAGAGCAGCGCCAGCGGCAGGGCGAGGTTG contains:
- a CDS encoding ABC transporter permease, whose product is MEAADILPLLAGTLRVSTPLILAALAGLFSERAGIVDVGLEGKMLAGAFAAAATAAVTGSVWAGLGAALAASLALGLLHGVACITLRGNQVVSGMAINILASGLTAMLALAWFRQGGQTPTLPASGRFLALPLPEAVGAIPLLGPVLARVVGGQTLPVWFAFLAVPVAGFVLARTRFGLRLRAAGENPAALDTAGVSVARLRYAGVVIAALLCGVAGAAIATAQGAGFVRDMVAGRGFIALAAMILGMWRPWPVLLACLGFGLLDMLAIRLQGVAVPGIGAFPVQAVQALPYLLTVILLAGFVGRAIPPKASGLPYVKER
- a CDS encoding cytidine deaminase, encoding MSDPLIEAALAAQQRAYVPYSRFRVGAALRTVEGMVIAGCNVENAAYPQGACAEAGAISAMVLAGGTRIAEAVVVGDSAAPCTPCGGCRQRLREFAVPGMRVRMVDGTGRVLLSATLEELLPHSFGPDHLPG
- a CDS encoding Rieske (2Fe-2S) protein codes for the protein MARHPVAPASALPPGGRLLVEAAGKKIVLFNLRGELFGLLNRCPHQGGELCQGTAIGLVEADPARPGAMRYTREGEILRCPWHGWEFDIRTGLSRAEPGKLRTRTYPVGVEEARPDVASLGATTVPVEEREGQIYVDMP
- a CDS encoding glutathione S-transferase family protein; translation: MLTLFYSPGACSLAPHVVLEWIGQPYEAKRVKTGSEELKAVNPAGAVPVLRDETGWVLTQAGAILHYLARRFPEAGLDAPADPKAQAELDRWSSFMTGDLHPAFFPLFMPNRYTTATDEAALAAVREAGMGLVRKRLALMDAHLADRPYLLGEARTIVDAYAFPMLRWAIGKLPEKLEPFPQVQALHDRIAADAAVRKVLAAEGLG
- a CDS encoding glycosyltransferase, translated to MYENGPGLEGQDIICLGTVEWLVVHSVAEYTMQGFARSNRVLFVEPFGSWITLRRMARWQKRKREKKPRLEQVDENLWIYRPPPIGLPGISRWRWASRVNDRILDRLLRGVVKELGFRRPLLWSYLYNTATVLRHFPSRLSIYECGDHDAALARDEAQRRMVRAHEADTCRAADLVFAVTDELAEPRRAHNPKTHAVYCGAAMEFFGRALLPETVVPDDIARLPKPVLGYLGGVDPWKMNVDLLKQIARRFPERSIALVGYVWFGFDAATFADTPNIHVLGPKDYEDFPGYLKGMDACIMPFPLNDITRNGDALKLYEYLAGGRAVVSADVPAARRFPGIVRIAETADDFAVAVDEALAEPLSRAAERVEAVRPHSWDERNRQKAALIREALAQKEGTG
- a CDS encoding amidohydrolase family protein; this encodes MNVELRDPVAAAVPASKPAIADCDIHPCLARASDIHPYLSERWRRHMDTFGMLPRHGYQSGPAYPKGQPDAARRDSWPPGGRPGSDLGFMQAQHLDPNNVALGVLNVIAPAAAAAQNLDFSAALSRALNEWQVAEWTAKDRRLKASVVVPYEDPQAAAAEIAHWAGHPDFVQVLLLSRTAEPLGQRRYWPVYAAAQEAGLPVGVHAFGYGGYPVTGGGWPSFYIEEMVGHAQCCQALLTSMVIEGVFERFPRLRLVLIEAGFAWLPALAWRLDKHWSRLREEVPHLVRAPSEVIREHVWLTTQPMEEPEKRRHLNEVIDWIGIDRLLFATDYPHWDFDDPEWSVPVRLPDAARRGLFLDNARALYGVG